One Heyndrickxia oleronia genomic window, AGGAAAAATTCTTGAGTCAGTTTTTTTATTTTAATAGATGATCATTACGGTTATTTATTAAACAACATTAAACAATTAGTTTAGTATAGAATTATTCATGTCCACAAACTTGTCATTTAGAAATAGTTTGTGAATGGAGATTTTTAACAGTATAATAGAGTGAATTAATAGAATATTAAATCATTCGGAAGGGGGAAGTTGTAAGTGAATAATATTACGAAAGATAGACAATTAACACATGAAGTATCAATTGATGCGCCTTTGGATCTAGTGTGGCATGCATGGACAATTTCGAGTAGAGTTTCAGAATGGTTTGCCCCTGAGACTGTGATTGAACCTGAAATTGGTGGTGCATATGAGTTATATTTCGTGCCTGGTAATAAAGAGGGCATGAATACAAAGGGATGTAAAGTTCTTCATCTTGCTCATCAGAAGGAATTGCATTTTTCCTGGAAGGGTCCTGACCAATTTAATGAAGTGATGAATAATAATGAATTGACTGTTGTTAAAGTAAGCTTTCAAACGATTGATGAAGATAAAACTTCTGTTAAGGTTATTCATGATGGTTTCAAAGATACAAATGAATGGTCAGAGGCATTTCAATGGCATCAAATGGCTTGGGTACAGGTACTCAATAGTTTAAAGGCAGCTATCGAAAAAGGTGAAGGCGAATTGTGTTGTCAGCCTGAGTAATGTAATCAAAAAAAAATTTGATTTACTATTGACAATTCCTTTTTTAAGGATATAATTTTAATTAACAAATCGTTAATTAAAGAGAAGGGCTACCAAATGTCAAATGAAGAAGCATTAAGACAATATGATATCAAAAAATTTCGCACACCTGATGGTTATACTTCAGATATCGCTGTATTTACAATTGTTTCCAAACAACTGGCTGAATACAAACCACCCCTTATGCAATTGAAGCTTATGCTTATAAAGCGATCAAAGCTTAATGCGGAAGGACAATTAAATATTGAAGCAGAGAAGTGGGCTTTACCGGGTGGGTTTGTACAAGAGAATGAATCTGCTTTAGAGGCAGCAGGGCGTGAACTGGAAGAAGAAACAGGGGTAAAAGGTATTCACATAAAGCATTTTGGCGTGTACGATCAACCTGGAAGAGACCCGCGGGGCTGGATTATTTCGAATGCTCATTATGCAATTGTCCCTGAGCAATACTTATCTACACGTCAAGCAAATGATGATGCAGCAGAAGTAGAACTATTCTCATTAGAAGATATATCTCGAATTGAATTAGCTTTCGATCATAAACAAATAATTCAGGATGCCATAAAACAAATAACAGGCGATTTACTTCAAACAACAGTTGCCAAAAACTTTTTACCGAAGTATTTTACTTATTCTGAGCTTCAAGCTTTATTATTAACAGTAACGGACGATCCTGCAATTGCAAGTGATCAAAGCTTTGCTAGAAAAATAAAATCTCTTCCGTTTATAAAGCCAGTTATAGGTCAGAAAACACAAAGAACGTCAAAAATCCCTACTCAATTATATGAATTTATTGAAATGGATATAGTCAAACCTATTTATACAGCAAGATATTAATTTTTACAGGTGGGTTAATACAGCTTAACCCACATATTGATTTTTTTTAACATTTATAATTAACAACTTGTTAAATAAAAGGAGGCTTTTATCATGAAAAAAGCGTTAATTCAAATTGATTATACAAACGATTTTGTTTCTGAGGATGGGGCATTAACCTGTGGGAAACCAGGTCAATTAATAGAACAGGCAATTGCTGACATAACGAGTACATTTATTGTAAATAATGACTTTGTGGTCTTTGCAATTGATATTCATGAGAGAAATGATAAATATCATCCAGAGAATAAGCTTTTTCCCCCTCATAATCTTAAAGGTACAAAGGGAAGAGAATTATATGGGAAAGTAAATGAAATTTATCAACATAATAAACAAAAGAACAATGTATACTGGATGAACAAAACAAGGTATTCTGCATTTGCAGGTACTGATTTAGAAATTAAATTAAGGGAACGATGTATAACAGATCTACATTTAGTGGGAGTATGTACAGATATATGTGTCCTTCACACTGCAATCGATGCTTATAATAAAGGCTTTCAACTTACCGTCTATGAGGATTGTGTGGCCAGCTTCAACCAATTAGGTCATCAATGGGCGTTAGAACATTTCAAACATACATTAGGAGCTAATGTGATTTAATAGGAGGAATAAATATGTATAAATATAAGGATGATAGCTATGCATTACACACTGATTTGTATCAAATTAATATGGCAGAAACATATTGGAGAGATGGAATCCATTTGAAAAAATCTGTCTTTGAGGCATATTTTCGTAAAATGCCTTTTGGAAATGGCTATGCTGTATTTGCAGGCTTGGAGAAGGTCATTGATTATTTAAATCACTTCCATTTTTCAGAAACAGATATTCAATATTTAAGAGAAGAAGGTTATCAGGAAGACTTTCTCAGTTATTTAAAAACATTGCGATTCACTGGAACGATGCGAGCAATGACTGAAGGAGAGATTATATTTGCAAATGAACCATTAATTCGTATCGAGGCACCGCTTATCGAAGCTCAATTAATAGAAACGGCTATATTGAATATTGTGAACTATCAAACGCTTATAGCAACTAAAGCCTCAAGAATCAAACAAGTAATTGGTGAACAAGTAGCAATGGAATTTGGTACAAGAAGGGCGCAGGAAATGGATGCTGCTATTTGGGGAACACGAGCAGCTTATATAGGAGGATTTGAGGCAACCTCAAATGTACGAGCAGGTAAATTATTTGATATTCCTATTTCAGGAACCCATGCCCATTCTATGATTCAAGCATACCAAGATGAATATGTAGCGTTTCATAAATACGCGATGACGCATAAAGATTGTGTATTTTTAGTAGACACATACGATACCTTAAAATCGGGAGTTCCAAATGCAATTAAAGTAGCTAAAGAACTAGGTGATAAAATCAATTTTAAAGGGATTCGCTTAGACAGTGGAGATTTAGCATTTCTATCTAAAAAAGCGAGGGAAATGTTAGATAAAGCTGGCTTTAAGCAAGCAAAAATTATTGCCTCCAATGATCTTGATGAGAATACCATTATGA contains:
- a CDS encoding nicotinate phosphoribosyltransferase, whose product is MYKYKDDSYALHTDLYQINMAETYWRDGIHLKKSVFEAYFRKMPFGNGYAVFAGLEKVIDYLNHFHFSETDIQYLREEGYQEDFLSYLKTLRFTGTMRAMTEGEIIFANEPLIRIEAPLIEAQLIETAILNIVNYQTLIATKASRIKQVIGEQVAMEFGTRRAQEMDAAIWGTRAAYIGGFEATSNVRAGKLFDIPISGTHAHSMIQAYQDEYVAFHKYAMTHKDCVFLVDTYDTLKSGVPNAIKVAKELGDKINFKGIRLDSGDLAFLSKKAREMLDKAGFKQAKIIASNDLDENTIMNLKAQGAKIDIWGIGTKLITAYDQPALGAVYKLVSIEDEHKNMVDTIKISGNPEKVSTPGLKRVYRIINKTNRKSEGDYIALDHENPQEEKRLKMFHPVHTFISKFVTNFEARELHHLIIQDGQLVYEAPSLQQIQKMVKENLKLLWDEYKRPLNPEEYPVDLSQECWNHKMNKIHEVKEEMNKRLNIQGE
- a CDS encoding SRPBCC family protein; this encodes MNNITKDRQLTHEVSIDAPLDLVWHAWTISSRVSEWFAPETVIEPEIGGAYELYFVPGNKEGMNTKGCKVLHLAHQKELHFSWKGPDQFNEVMNNNELTVVKVSFQTIDEDKTSVKVIHDGFKDTNEWSEAFQWHQMAWVQVLNSLKAAIEKGEGELCCQPE
- a CDS encoding NUDIX domain-containing protein, translating into MSNEEALRQYDIKKFRTPDGYTSDIAVFTIVSKQLAEYKPPLMQLKLMLIKRSKLNAEGQLNIEAEKWALPGGFVQENESALEAAGRELEEETGVKGIHIKHFGVYDQPGRDPRGWIISNAHYAIVPEQYLSTRQANDDAAEVELFSLEDISRIELAFDHKQIIQDAIKQITGDLLQTTVAKNFLPKYFTYSELQALLLTVTDDPAIASDQSFARKIKSLPFIKPVIGQKTQRTSKIPTQLYEFIEMDIVKPIYTARY
- a CDS encoding cysteine hydrolase family protein, with translation MKKALIQIDYTNDFVSEDGALTCGKPGQLIEQAIADITSTFIVNNDFVVFAIDIHERNDKYHPENKLFPPHNLKGTKGRELYGKVNEIYQHNKQKNNVYWMNKTRYSAFAGTDLEIKLRERCITDLHLVGVCTDICVLHTAIDAYNKGFQLTVYEDCVASFNQLGHQWALEHFKHTLGANVI